The following proteins are encoded in a genomic region of Fundidesulfovibrio putealis DSM 16056:
- a CDS encoding two-component system sensor histidine kinase NtrB → MDISTPRTSRSLLALAALALVLLGAALSAVTWRNLVDQRRLIDQHVLFASRTILRGVESNLMRIMPMLGRMQPEVARERLEEVFREIADTGDLIFLGVYDAQGRLVLSSAPKEAKDMLDAPLDQLALSDLAVTGEWFGTLPMGGTTILGYAALMRPGMAQFCPCDATPEQGEQGESGQPQTPPAPPLAEPPARQAQPERSDRPGMPGRGHRGPPSRQAPAVHAPTLYFLVGMDLEQHYAQYTNFRNAALMQTGFVLGTAALLWVTLLAYLRRREQGRRLTRLESFHSKLLDALPEGLLTVDAAGMVSAVNPAAKAILGVGGAGGVEGAGLVGRPASELPLGQNLSDGSDGRDPEAFSWQQVEHGGRCLETLAVPLDGETMILVRDRTKLRSLEHDLEQTRHLAAVGRLAAGVAHEIRNPLSALRGFAQFFAAKLKGKDPEQSYAETMVQEADRLGRVVTDLLYLARPRPMEPQAVDLATLAGELSRLLRFDMERAKASLDLNLQSPSVLADADGLKQALINLILNSLAALPEDGGVITLSSFEHDGSISVSLSDTGRGMSEEERARALEPFFTTRKEGSGLGLAIVHKIIRDHRGELDIASTPGRGTTVTLRFSGAAPR, encoded by the coding sequence ATGGACATCTCCACCCCGCGCACATCCCGGAGCCTTCTGGCCCTGGCCGCCCTGGCCCTGGTGCTCCTGGGCGCGGCCCTGTCCGCCGTCACCTGGCGCAATCTCGTGGATCAGCGCAGGCTGATCGACCAGCACGTTCTCTTCGCGTCCCGCACCATCCTGCGCGGCGTGGAGTCCAACCTCATGCGGATCATGCCCATGCTTGGCCGCATGCAGCCCGAGGTGGCCCGCGAACGCCTGGAGGAAGTCTTCCGGGAGATCGCCGATACGGGCGACCTGATCTTCCTGGGCGTGTACGACGCGCAAGGACGCCTGGTTCTCTCCTCCGCCCCCAAGGAAGCCAAGGACATGCTGGACGCCCCACTGGACCAGCTGGCGCTCTCCGACCTGGCCGTCACCGGCGAATGGTTCGGCACGCTGCCCATGGGCGGCACCACCATACTTGGCTACGCTGCGCTCATGCGCCCCGGCATGGCCCAGTTCTGCCCCTGCGACGCCACGCCGGAGCAAGGGGAGCAAGGCGAATCCGGGCAGCCACAAACGCCGCCCGCTCCCCCCCTGGCCGAGCCGCCCGCGCGCCAAGCCCAGCCCGAAAGGTCCGACCGGCCCGGCATGCCCGGCCGCGGCCACCGGGGGCCGCCCTCCCGGCAGGCTCCCGCCGTCCATGCCCCCACCTTGTACTTCCTGGTGGGCATGGACCTGGAACAGCACTACGCCCAGTACACCAACTTCCGTAACGCCGCCCTCATGCAGACCGGCTTCGTGCTGGGCACTGCGGCGCTGCTCTGGGTGACGCTTTTGGCCTACCTGCGCCGCCGCGAGCAGGGCCGAAGGCTCACGCGCCTGGAGAGCTTCCACTCCAAGCTCCTGGACGCGCTGCCCGAGGGGTTGCTCACCGTGGACGCTGCCGGGATGGTCTCCGCCGTGAACCCGGCGGCCAAGGCCATTCTGGGGGTCGGGGGAGCCGGGGGCGTCGAGGGGGCCGGGCTGGTGGGCCGGCCCGCGTCGGAGCTGCCCCTGGGGCAGAACCTCTCCGACGGGTCCGACGGGCGCGATCCCGAGGCCTTCTCCTGGCAGCAGGTGGAGCACGGCGGGCGCTGTCTGGAGACCCTGGCCGTCCCCCTGGACGGAGAGACCATGATCCTGGTGCGCGACCGTACCAAGCTGCGCTCCCTGGAGCACGACCTGGAGCAGACGCGCCATCTGGCCGCCGTGGGACGCCTCGCCGCAGGCGTGGCCCACGAGATTCGAAACCCCCTGAGCGCCCTGCGCGGGTTCGCCCAGTTCTTCGCGGCCAAGCTCAAGGGCAAGGACCCCGAGCAGTCCTACGCCGAGACCATGGTGCAGGAGGCCGACCGCCTGGGCCGGGTGGTCACGGACCTCCTCTATCTGGCGCGTCCCAGGCCCATGGAGCCGCAGGCCGTGGACCTCGCCACCCTGGCGGGCGAACTCTCGCGCCTGTTGCGCTTCGACATGGAGCGCGCCAAGGCCAGCCTGGATCTGAACCTCCAATCTCCCTCGGTCCTGGCCGACGCCGACGGCCTCAAGCAGGCGCTCATCAACCTGATCCTCAACTCGCTGGCCGCACTGCCCGAGGACGGGGGCGTGATCACGCTCTCCAGTTTCGAGCATGACGGCAGCATAAGCGTCAGCCTGTCCGACACAGGGCGCGGCATGAGCGAGGAAGAGCGCGCCCGCGCCCTGGAGCCGTTCTTCACCACGCGCAAGGAAGGCTCGGGCCTGGGGCTGGCCATCGTGCACAAGATCATCCGCGACCACCGGGGCGAGCTGGACATCGCAAGCACCCCCGGACGCGGCACCACCGTGACTCTCCGCTTCTCAGGAGCAGCGCCCCGATGA
- a CDS encoding sigma-54-dependent transcriptional regulator, which translates to MTQKLLVIDDEPGHRLMVRAVMEDAGWRVAEAGSAEDGLRQLRACTQPDCPSVILLDMRMPGMDGMQALAAIHELYPGLPVVLLTAYGTVGSAVEAMKRGAFDYLTKPSDNEELKAVLHRASEFGRLVSENRELRRKVGQSDASSRMIGKSRAMRQVRELAEQVGPAEATVLILGESGTGKELVAELVHAVSPRRDHPLIKVNCAALPGDLLESELFGYVKGAFTGAIKDKPGRFQLAHGGTLFLDEVGELPIGLQAKLLRALQERIVEPLGSVKPVVTDVRILAATNRDLRAEVAKGTFREDLYFRLAVLEIAIPPLRERLDDLPELTAHLLDKLGTRNKKTVRAVSPAFLDVLSRYPWPGNVRELENVLERAVILARSDTLTPDLLPPHLCTPDNAACRIVPDSTPANGASPASFEEAERQTILAALDANEGHRERTADALGISRRTLQYKLKRFGLAKR; encoded by the coding sequence ATGACGCAGAAACTTTTGGTGATCGACGACGAGCCCGGCCATCGCCTGATGGTGCGGGCGGTCATGGAGGACGCGGGCTGGCGCGTTGCCGAGGCCGGTTCCGCCGAGGACGGCCTGCGCCAGCTGCGCGCCTGCACCCAGCCGGACTGTCCTTCCGTGATCCTCCTGGACATGAGAATGCCCGGCATGGACGGCATGCAGGCCCTGGCCGCCATCCACGAGCTGTACCCCGGCCTGCCCGTGGTGCTGCTCACCGCATACGGCACGGTCGGTTCCGCCGTGGAGGCCATGAAGCGCGGAGCCTTCGACTACCTCACCAAGCCCTCGGACAATGAGGAGCTCAAGGCCGTGCTGCACCGGGCCAGCGAATTCGGACGCCTTGTCTCAGAGAACCGCGAGCTGCGCCGCAAGGTCGGCCAGTCGGACGCCTCCTCCCGCATGATCGGCAAGAGCCGCGCCATGCGCCAGGTGCGTGAACTGGCCGAGCAGGTCGGCCCCGCCGAGGCCACCGTGCTCATCCTGGGCGAATCCGGCACCGGCAAGGAGCTGGTGGCCGAACTCGTACACGCGGTCAGCCCCCGGCGCGACCATCCGCTCATCAAGGTCAACTGCGCGGCCCTGCCCGGAGACCTCCTCGAAAGCGAGCTTTTCGGCTACGTCAAGGGAGCCTTCACCGGGGCCATCAAGGACAAGCCCGGGCGCTTCCAGCTGGCCCACGGCGGCACGCTCTTCCTGGACGAAGTGGGCGAGCTGCCCATAGGCCTCCAGGCCAAGCTGCTGCGCGCCCTGCAGGAGCGCATCGTGGAGCCGCTCGGGTCGGTCAAGCCCGTGGTCACCGACGTGCGCATCCTGGCCGCCACCAACCGCGACCTGCGCGCCGAAGTCGCCAAGGGGACCTTCCGCGAAGACCTCTACTTCCGCCTCGCGGTGCTGGAGATCGCCATCCCGCCGCTGCGCGAGCGCCTGGACGACCTACCCGAACTCACCGCGCATCTGCTGGACAAGCTTGGCACGCGCAACAAAAAGACCGTGCGCGCCGTGAGCCCCGCCTTCCTGGACGTGCTCTCGCGCTACCCCTGGCCCGGCAACGTGCGCGAGCTGGAGAACGTGCTGGAGCGCGCCGTGATTCTGGCCCGCTCCGACACCCTCACTCCCGATCTCCTTCCCCCGCATCTGTGCACGCCAGACAACGCCGCCTGCCGCATCGTCCCGGATTCCACGCCTGCCAACGGAGCCTCCCCCGCCAGCTTCGAGGAAGCCGAACGCCAGACCATCCTGGCCGCCCTGGACGCCAACGAGGGACACCGCGAACGCACCGCCGACGCGCTGGGCATCAGCCGCCGCACGCTGCAATACAAGCTCAAGCGCTTCGGGCTGGCCAAACGATGA
- a CDS encoding Hpt domain-containing protein, whose product MTGSPLAAVPPALVPLLGELCDALRQTLADARDALTSSDMQTLRESAHALKGAAMRFGLPTLADAAARAEEAASRGNLEGMEAILSEFEKGLDELAALV is encoded by the coding sequence ATGACCGGCTCGCCGCTCGCCGCCGTCCCCCCCGCCCTGGTTCCGCTGTTGGGGGAACTCTGCGACGCCCTGCGCCAGACCCTGGCCGATGCCCGCGACGCCCTCACCAGCAGCGACATGCAAACACTACGAGAATCCGCGCACGCCCTGAAAGGCGCGGCCATGCGCTTCGGCCTGCCCACACTGGCTGACGCCGCCGCCCGCGCCGAGGAAGCAGCCTCGCGCGGCAATCTCGAGGGCATGGAGGCTATTTTGAGTGAGTTCGAGAAAGGCCTGGACGAACTCGCCGCGCTTGTTTGA
- a CDS encoding glycosyltransferase family 4 protein gives MHILFLNHNVENYGTYFRCYHLAKGLTRRGHTVTLLCANREDTLATTKRVDGGLTTVLLPKYKLRGFHTLHTLRMLYNTAYALFSRYDVLHTFAFPLHPMAVPTLAARYLRPGLKLVLDHDDLWKGGFANQHPGPYQRVVGWFNDNMPLMAQQCTAASAMLMDSFRAAGVPDSRIHAIPNCPTMTRSPLTRDEARAHVGLPSGVPLVLSMGHTYTESLFLLLDAFERARVAVPDLKLAFLGKMHIPDEFERRLQPYLERAGNSILRLGEKPPTDVPAYLAASDALLLPMDDDPIEKARFPIRFGDYLASGVPIVSNAVGEIERYLREYDCGYVAPVTDAAAFGDRIVEALTDATRREAIQANAARLVRDELNWDAVAAKLERIYEAARR, from the coding sequence ATGCACATCCTCTTTCTGAATCACAACGTCGAGAACTACGGCACCTATTTCCGCTGCTACCATCTGGCCAAAGGCCTGACCCGGCGCGGCCACACGGTGACGCTCCTGTGCGCCAACCGCGAGGACACCCTGGCCACCACCAAACGCGTGGATGGCGGCCTGACCACGGTGCTGTTGCCCAAGTACAAGCTGCGCGGCTTCCACACGCTGCACACCCTGCGCATGCTCTACAATACGGCCTACGCGCTCTTTTCGCGCTACGACGTGCTGCACACCTTCGCCTTCCCGCTGCACCCCATGGCCGTGCCCACCCTGGCCGCGCGCTACCTGCGCCCCGGCCTCAAGCTGGTGCTGGATCACGACGACCTCTGGAAGGGCGGCTTCGCCAACCAGCATCCTGGCCCCTATCAGCGAGTGGTCGGCTGGTTCAACGACAACATGCCCCTGATGGCACAGCAGTGCACTGCGGCCAGCGCCATGCTCATGGACTCCTTCCGGGCCGCTGGCGTGCCGGACAGCCGCATCCACGCCATTCCCAACTGCCCGACGATGACTCGCTCGCCGCTCACCCGCGACGAGGCCCGCGCGCACGTGGGCCTGCCTTCCGGCGTGCCGCTGGTGCTGTCCATGGGCCACACCTACACCGAGTCGCTCTTCCTGCTGCTGGACGCCTTCGAGCGCGCCCGCGTCGCCGTGCCGGACCTGAAGCTCGCCTTCCTGGGCAAGATGCACATTCCCGACGAGTTCGAACGCCGCTTGCAGCCCTACCTTGAGCGTGCTGGCAACAGCATTCTGCGCCTTGGCGAGAAGCCGCCCACTGACGTGCCCGCCTACTTGGCCGCGTCCGACGCGCTGCTTTTGCCCATGGACGACGACCCCATCGAGAAGGCGCGCTTCCCCATCCGCTTCGGCGACTACCTGGCCTCGGGCGTGCCCATCGTGTCCAACGCCGTGGGGGAGATCGAGCGCTATCTGCGCGAGTACGACTGCGGCTACGTGGCGCCCGTCACCGACGCGGCGGCCTTCGGGGACCGCATCGTGGAGGCGCTCACCGACGCCACCCGCCGTGAGGCCATTCAGGCCAACGCCGCGCGTTTGGTGCGGGATGAACTGAACTGGGACGCCGTGGCGGCGAAGCTGGAACGGATTTACGAGGCCGCGAGGAGGTAA
- a CDS encoding SDR family oxidoreductase, producing MHTTQAPRRVMLFYPPGRFYQRGEDRSQGNVENSTATTMRAPNDLGYGAATLKAHGFEVFLRDYQTSLRSLDDLLADFDRFAPDAVFMSITNATIFRDLTLVADLKKRRPNLMVMLKGAIFFNPEQGLLDQLDLASVDYLIGLESDFIVGKLAAAHFDAPEEVPAIRGILYKQNDTWQRTFFDSWETDLDSLPFPDRSLMENHLYVRPDTGEPQATIATSRGCPSRCVFCVTPTISGTKLRLRSPENILEEMRECYHKHGIRDFFFKSDTFTIDQKWTLKVCQAILDSDLAGKVRWVANSKVKPLTLETLKAMKAAGCWLVAFGYESGHPETLARSKKGTTAEENIQAAKWAKEAGLLTFGFFLIGMPWEGREHLEATRRHIFELDPDFLELHIAVPYPGTELHAEAVSCGLIQESVLGKDYFNAPTVGTMTLTMPEIEKFRRDVLLKFHLRPSYIGRKLLQAGTDRRILANYFRFGFRLLKNTLSGAPKKAPKAERVLVLGANSDIGLAIAREFAARESSNLILASRDTASLDSKAVELRRDFGVEVDVVSFDATDTASHAAFYQSLPHKPDGAVLAFGLLEASDPLRLLAVNLTGAASVLEIIAKDFEERREGFLIGLSSVAGERGRKSNYAYGAAKAGLTAYLSGLRHRLFASGVNVLTVTPGFVRSKMTAHLDLPASLTATPERVARDIHAAWRSGKDSIYTKAIWRPIMFIIRNLPECLFKRTNL from the coding sequence ATGCACACTACACAAGCACCTCGGCGGGTGATGCTCTTCTACCCGCCCGGCAGATTCTACCAGCGCGGCGAGGACCGGTCCCAGGGCAACGTGGAGAACTCCACGGCCACCACCATGCGCGCCCCCAACGACCTGGGCTACGGCGCGGCCACCCTCAAGGCCCACGGTTTCGAGGTCTTCCTGCGCGACTACCAGACCAGCCTGCGTTCGCTCGACGACCTCCTGGCCGACTTCGACCGCTTCGCCCCGGACGCCGTCTTCATGTCCATCACCAACGCCACCATCTTCCGGGACCTGACGCTGGTGGCGGACCTCAAGAAGCGCCGCCCGAACCTGATGGTCATGCTCAAGGGGGCCATCTTCTTCAATCCCGAGCAGGGGCTGCTGGATCAGCTGGACCTCGCCAGCGTGGACTACCTGATCGGCCTGGAGAGCGACTTCATCGTGGGCAAGCTGGCCGCCGCGCACTTCGACGCGCCCGAGGAAGTCCCGGCAATACGCGGAATCCTGTACAAGCAGAATGATACGTGGCAGCGCACCTTCTTCGACTCCTGGGAGACGGACCTGGACAGCCTGCCCTTCCCGGACCGCTCGCTCATGGAGAATCATCTCTACGTGCGCCCGGACACCGGCGAACCCCAGGCCACCATCGCCACCTCGCGCGGCTGCCCCTCGCGCTGCGTCTTCTGCGTCACGCCCACCATTTCGGGCACCAAGCTGCGCCTGCGTTCGCCCGAGAACATCCTGGAAGAGATGCGCGAGTGCTACCACAAGCACGGCATCCGGGACTTCTTCTTCAAGTCCGACACCTTCACCATCGACCAGAAGTGGACGTTAAAAGTCTGCCAGGCCATCCTGGATTCCGACCTGGCGGGCAAGGTTCGCTGGGTGGCCAACTCCAAGGTGAAGCCCCTGACCCTGGAGACGCTCAAGGCCATGAAGGCCGCCGGGTGCTGGCTGGTTGCCTTCGGCTACGAATCCGGCCACCCGGAGACGCTGGCCCGCTCCAAGAAGGGCACCACGGCGGAGGAGAACATCCAGGCCGCCAAGTGGGCCAAAGAAGCGGGGCTCCTCACCTTCGGGTTCTTCCTGATCGGCATGCCCTGGGAGGGCCGCGAGCACCTGGAAGCCACCCGCCGCCACATCTTCGAGTTGGACCCGGATTTCCTGGAGCTGCACATCGCCGTGCCCTATCCCGGCACCGAGCTGCACGCCGAGGCCGTCAGCTGCGGCCTGATCCAGGAATCCGTGCTGGGCAAGGACTACTTCAACGCCCCTACCGTAGGCACAATGACCCTCACCATGCCGGAAATCGAGAAGTTCCGGCGCGACGTGCTGCTGAAGTTCCACCTGCGGCCGAGCTACATCGGGCGAAAGCTCCTCCAGGCCGGAACCGACCGGCGCATCCTGGCCAACTACTTCCGCTTCGGCTTCCGCCTGCTGAAAAACACCCTGTCCGGCGCGCCGAAGAAGGCCCCCAAGGCCGAGCGCGTGCTGGTGCTGGGGGCCAACTCGGACATCGGGCTGGCCATCGCGCGTGAGTTCGCCGCTCGCGAGAGTTCCAACCTGATCCTGGCATCGCGCGACACCGCGTCTCTGGATTCCAAGGCCGTCGAACTCCGGCGCGACTTCGGCGTGGAGGTGGACGTCGTCTCCTTCGACGCCACGGACACAGCCTCCCACGCCGCGTTTTACCAGTCCCTGCCCCACAAGCCGGACGGCGCGGTGCTGGCCTTCGGCCTGCTGGAAGCCTCCGACCCGCTGCGCCTTTTGGCAGTGAACCTCACCGGCGCGGCCAGCGTCCTGGAAATCATCGCCAAGGACTTCGAAGAGCGCCGCGAGGGGTTCCTCATCGGCCTGTCCTCGGTGGCGGGCGAGCGCGGGCGCAAGTCCAACTACGCCTACGGCGCGGCCAAGGCCGGGCTGACGGCCTATCTCTCGGGTCTGCGCCACCGCCTGTTCGCCTCGGGCGTCAACGTGCTCACGGTCACGCCCGGTTTCGTGCGCTCCAAGATGACCGCCCACCTGGACCTGCCCGCATCGCTCACGGCCACGCCCGAGCGCGTGGCCCGAGACATCCACGCCGCATGGCGCTCCGGCAAGGATTCCATCTATACCAAGGCCATCTGGCGGCCCATCATGTTCATCATCCGCAACCTGCCGGAATGCCTCTTCAAACGGACCAATCTCTGA